The following nucleotide sequence is from Cytobacillus sp. IB215665.
TGCGAAAACCAAGCTAAAGTAGGGAGCGTGTGAGTAAACGTACAAGCTTTGCTTTTAGGGTAGGGACTACCCGTAGAGCCTGCTAAATAACTTGCAGTTACGCTAGTGTTCGCAGGAATCTCCCACTTCAAGCGTAGCTAAGTGGTGAGTAGTTCAATGAACGGGGTGAGATTTGATTAAGTAGCCGTGAAAAATCTAGCTTATCTCAGCCCCCTTCCAATGTAATGTGCGCCAACAGGTACTAAATTTAGCTCTCTGGCCCAAACAGATAGTTGACCGAGATGATGTATCTCATGAACAATGACATGATTTAAAATTTCTATCTTCGTAAATTCCTCGTTATCCCACGACACGGTAACATGTTCATCATCTAACCATTGTGAGTTCTTCTCAATAATGCCCTCAATGTCAGAGCGACAAGCATCTGAAAGTGAAATAATGTTTTCAAGCGTATAATATTTTTTAAATTCTATCACCTTATCCTCTTCACCTTGAATTGCACGAATCCAACTGTACTCAACTTCGATAATGTGAAATAACGTATAAAGAATGCTCCCAACGCCTCCAACACGATCTAATAATAATTCTTCAACAGTTAATTGCTTGCACCAATTGAACCATTCATCTCTTACCTGCCAATTGTATTTGAATAAATTAAATATGTTATTTGACTCCACTCTTATAGCTCCAATCTATAATTTATAATCTATGAAGTTAAATATTTTTTGCATCCTACGTCAATCTTTAATATATTGTAAATACGTCAAGTATAAACTGAGGTGAATAGTCATTGAAAAAAATAGCTATAATCGGAGCAATGCAGGTTGAGATTGACCTAATAAAAAATGAAATGGAAATCCTCTTTGAACACAAAATTGCAGGCTTTTCTTTTTATGAAGGAACTCTTTTTCATCAGCCTGTTATACTCACACGCTGTGGCGTAGGCAAAGTAAATGCAGCTTCTTGTACACAGATTTTAATAGATAAGTTTGAGATTGACGCGATAATTAATACTGGCGTGGCTGGTAGTTTACGAGATGATATAAAAGTTTGTGACATTGTTGTA
It contains:
- a CDS encoding DinB family protein, with amino-acid sequence MFNLFKYNWQVRDEWFNWCKQLTVEELLLDRVGGVGSILYTLFHIIEVEYSWIRAIQGEEDKVIEFKKYYTLENIISLSDACRSDIEGIIEKNSQWLDDEHVTVSWDNEEFTKIEILNHVIVHEIHHLGQLSVWARELNLVPVGAHYIGRGLR